In one window of Nocardia brasiliensis DNA:
- a CDS encoding aspartate/glutamate racemase family protein → MRIRVINPNTTRAMTDGIERCARAVIAPGTVLDAVTAAMGPASIESHYDEALSVPGILAAIRRGEDDGVDGYVLACFGDPGLDAARELARGPVIGLAEAAMATASHLGRGFSVVTTLNRTVGRAADLVERYGRQRFCLGIHACELPVLALDADPDARKIVVEACRTAVEVDGCDAIVLGCAGMARLCADIQGELGVPVVDGVAAATLTVQSLLTMGLRKSGRGEFAAPPPKPYAGLLRSFGDSVR, encoded by the coding sequence ATGCGCATCCGGGTGATCAACCCGAACACGACGCGGGCGATGACCGACGGTATCGAGCGGTGCGCGCGAGCGGTGATCGCGCCGGGCACCGTGCTCGACGCGGTGACCGCCGCGATGGGGCCCGCGTCGATCGAGAGTCACTACGACGAAGCCCTCAGCGTCCCAGGCATTCTCGCCGCCATTCGACGCGGCGAGGACGACGGCGTCGACGGTTACGTGCTGGCCTGCTTCGGTGATCCCGGCCTGGACGCCGCCCGGGAGCTGGCCCGCGGGCCGGTGATCGGGCTCGCCGAGGCCGCGATGGCGACGGCGAGTCATCTCGGCCGCGGGTTCAGCGTGGTGACCACGCTGAACCGCACCGTCGGCCGGGCCGCGGACCTGGTGGAACGCTATGGGCGACAACGATTCTGCCTCGGCATCCACGCCTGTGAGCTACCCGTGCTCGCCCTGGACGCGGATCCGGACGCGCGCAAGATCGTTGTCGAGGCCTGCCGCACGGCGGTCGAGGTCGACGGGTGCGACGCCATCGTGCTCGGCTGTGCCGGGATGGCGCGCCTGTGCGCGGACATCCAGGGCGAACTCGGGGTGCCGGTGGTAGACGGTGTCGCGGCGGCCACGCTGACCGTGCAGTCGCTGCTCACCATGGGCCTGCGCAAGTCGGGCCGGGGCGAGTTCGCCGCGCCGCCGCCCAAACCCTATGCGGGACTACTCCGTTCGTTCGGCGATTCGGTGCGCTGA
- a CDS encoding NCS1 family nucleobase:cation symporter-1 translates to MTDALVPAAPLLVPPARPATPEHALPAEYHPRLTNADLAPLREQKWGAYNIFAFWMSDVHSVGGYVTAGSLFALGLASWQVLAALLIGIGIVYVFCNLVAKPSQVTGVPYPVMCRSAFGVLGANIPAIIRGLIAVAWYGIQTFLASAALDVVLVKLFPSLAPYAVTDDYGFLGLSLLGWGSYLTLWVVQACVFWRGMEAIRKFIDFCGPAVYVVMFLLCGYLIAEAGWGAIDLNLGAVTYTGWDSVPVMLGAIALVVSYFSGPMLNFGDFSRYGKTFAAVRRGNLLGLPLNFLVFSLLVVITASLTVPVYGELITDPVATVARIDSTFAILLGALTFTIATIGINIVANFISPAFDFSHVRPQRISWRAGGMIAAVGSVLITPWNLYNNPEVIHYTLEVLGAFIGPLFGVLIADYYLVRRQHVVVADLFSMSESGRYWYRGGYNPVAVLATVVGALVAVFPVLAKGVPGMYTAAQYSWFIGCALGFAVYYALAARPSPAAREVPA, encoded by the coding sequence ATGACCGACGCACTCGTCCCGGCGGCACCGTTGCTCGTGCCGCCCGCTCGCCCCGCGACACCCGAGCACGCCCTGCCCGCCGAGTATCACCCGCGCCTGACCAACGCCGATCTCGCGCCGCTGCGCGAACAGAAATGGGGCGCCTACAACATCTTCGCGTTCTGGATGTCGGACGTGCACAGCGTCGGCGGCTACGTCACCGCGGGCAGTCTGTTCGCACTGGGCCTGGCCAGCTGGCAGGTGCTCGCGGCCCTGCTGATCGGCATCGGCATCGTGTACGTGTTCTGCAACCTGGTGGCCAAGCCGAGCCAGGTGACCGGCGTGCCCTATCCGGTCATGTGCCGCAGCGCGTTCGGCGTGCTCGGCGCGAACATCCCGGCGATCATCCGAGGTCTGATCGCGGTGGCCTGGTACGGAATTCAGACGTTCCTCGCCTCGGCGGCCCTGGATGTCGTGCTGGTGAAGCTGTTTCCGAGCCTTGCGCCCTATGCCGTGACCGACGACTACGGCTTCCTCGGCCTCTCGTTGCTTGGCTGGGGCAGCTATCTGACGCTGTGGGTCGTGCAGGCGTGCGTGTTCTGGCGCGGGATGGAGGCCATCCGCAAGTTCATCGACTTCTGCGGACCGGCGGTCTACGTGGTGATGTTCCTGCTCTGCGGGTACCTCATCGCCGAAGCCGGTTGGGGCGCCATCGATTTGAACCTCGGTGCGGTGACCTACACCGGCTGGGACTCGGTACCGGTGATGCTCGGCGCGATCGCGCTTGTGGTGTCCTACTTCTCCGGTCCGATGCTGAACTTCGGCGACTTCTCCCGCTACGGAAAGACTTTCGCCGCCGTGCGCCGGGGTAACCTGCTCGGCCTTCCGCTCAACTTCCTGGTGTTCTCGCTGCTGGTGGTGATCACCGCGTCGTTGACGGTGCCGGTATACGGCGAGCTGATCACCGACCCGGTGGCGACGGTCGCGCGGATCGACAGCACGTTCGCGATCCTGCTCGGCGCCTTGACCTTCACCATCGCCACCATCGGCATCAATATCGTGGCGAACTTCATCTCGCCCGCGTTCGACTTCTCCCACGTGCGCCCGCAGCGGATCAGCTGGCGGGCGGGCGGCATGATCGCCGCGGTCGGCTCGGTGTTGATCACGCCGTGGAATCTGTACAACAACCCCGAGGTGATCCACTACACGCTCGAGGTGCTCGGCGCGTTCATCGGCCCGCTGTTCGGCGTGCTGATCGCCGACTACTACCTGGTGCGCAGGCAACACGTGGTGGTGGCCGATCTGTTCAGCATGTCGGAGTCCGGAAGGTATTGGTATCGCGGGGGATACAACCCCGTCGCGGTGCTCGCGACCGTGGTCGGCGCGCTGGTGGCGGTCTTCCCGGTGCTGGCCAAGGGGGTGCCAGGGATGTACACGGCCGCGCAGTACAGCTGGTTCATCGGTTGCGCGCTCGGCTTCGCCGTCTACTACGCGCTGGCCGCCCGGCCGAGCCCGGCGGCGCGGGAGGTGCCCGCCTGA